One region of Plasmodium vivax chromosome 7, whole genome shotgun sequence genomic DNA includes:
- a CDS encoding adenylate kinase, putative (encoded by transcript PVX_087110A) — METLLDSETLKNYEKETNEYIRKKKVEKLFDVILKNVLVNKPENVYLYIYKNIYSFLLNKIFVIGPPLLKITPTLCSAIASCFSYYHLSASHMIESYTTGEVDDAAESSTSKKLVSDDLICSIVKSNINQLNAKQKRGYVVEGFPGTNLQADSCLRHLPSYVFVLYADEEYIYDKYEQENNVKIRSDMNSQTFDENTQLFEVAEFNTNPLKDEVKVYLR, encoded by the exons atggAAACCCTGCTAGACAGCGAAACGTTAAAGAACTacgaaaaggaaacgaaCGAATacattcgcaaaaaaaaagtggagaaaCTGTTCgatgttattttaaaaaatgttctgGTAAACAAACCGGAAAATGTATACCTGTACATATACAAGAACATTTATTCCTTCcttttgaacaaaatttttgtgaTCGGCCCTCCTTTGCTGAAAATTACTCCCACCTTATGTTCTGCGATTGCCAGCTGCTTTAGCTACTACCACCTCAGCGCCTCGCACATGATCGAGTCTTACACTACTGGTGAAGTAGATGACGCTGCAGAGAGTTCCACAAGCAAAAAGTTAG TCAGTGACGACTTAATCTGCTCCATCGTTAAAAGCAACATAAACCAGCTGAACGCGAAGCAAAAGCGGGGGTATGTAGTCGAAGGGTTCCCCGGCACCAATCTTCAGGCAGACAGTTGCCTACGGCATTTGCCATCTTACGTTTTTGTCCTGTACGCCGACGAAGAGTACATTTATGACAAGTACGAACAAGAGAACAACGTAAAAATTCGTTCAGACATGAACAGCCAAACTTTTGATGAAAACACACAGTTGTTCGAAGTGGCCGAGTTCAACACGAATCCGCTGAAGGATGAGGTAAAGGTCTACTTAAGGTGA
- a CDS encoding hypothetical protein, conserved (encoded by transcript PVX_087120A) translates to MKDEGELRITYEEKDRLQKAFRQHEFRALFDDYFDEVSDEKYRKEKEDYLFTLYFKGELKESQILIEPIVAFCVKTKILYSNQTQQKMFLNICAHEGMHCISFEGEGRGRLSIPYSLSQMRPDKTGKGACCLTVDCCTNPSTIDTVRTHNEILNHLLENVCMNIEKNILKDREKVSRDFKISKRMACKGGKPFVLCINKEFLRPSVVLEVQKKLEGMRSKFERVGDTATPSNVEGLTLGVKVKTEVRARGDRPECVKKHQEEEKNHPKSAKKHHEEEKDPPECAEDGELESTTQPNESVKRSKECTKKTQIFVTYQGSINAASLWRQNEQPNVCISLPEKIKVSVCTKGFVRRENMLLQVGKKRVEVKFVNCDEDDVVADLPYPCRVEDYSCVVRRDKGKIEICLNLCEEFVRAYAKSLYEEYFSGREAELHEAEVHVAELDYIDDVMRSHEVEAKAVKAANEADAANLANLTNEADSADAADAEPPAGEEKAKEHTSSVGEESTHNVFPPFEEKLFDFSQSEGNMKRDLPPADASECTLERAEMDEKDNTAPFSEVGKNNGEGKQKEHILYTLGRGEDSLEGGGKTTPPDYAKIEFINDDAAVATNGVAPSSEQSSPPLACKHVGRKANKVGAEREKGEMLSCEEDPNGGQFLLNMQMYENMDMAGAFSCSLWAAYL, encoded by the exons ATGAAGGACGAAGGCGAGCTGAGAATTACTTACGAAGAGAAGGACCGGCTCCAAAAGGCATTCAGGCAACACGAATTCCGAGCGCTATTTGACGACTACTTTGATGAAGTTTCTGATGAGAAGTAccgaaaggaaaaggaggactATCTCTTCACCTTATATTTTAAGGGGGAGCTTAAAGAAAGCCAAATTCTTATCGAGCCGATTGTAGCCTTCTGTGTGAAGAccaaaattttgtattcCAACCAGACGCAGCAGAAGATGTTTTTGAACATTTGTGCGCACGAGGGGATGCACTGCATCTCCTTTGAGGGCGAGGGGCGCGGCCGGCTGAGCATCCCCTACTCCCTCTCGCAGATGCGGCCGGATAAGACCG gaaaAGGCGCGTGCTGCCTCACCGTCGACTGCTGCACCAACCCCTCCACCATAGACACCGTGAGGACGCACAACGAAATTCTGAACCACCTCCTGGAGAACGTGTGCATGAACATCGAAAAGAATATACTGAAAGACAGAGAGAAGGTCAGCCGAGATTTTAAAATATCCAAGAGGATGGCGTGCAAGGGAGGGAAGCCCTTTGTCCTCTGCATCAACAAGGAGTTTTTACGGCCGTCGGTTGTGCTGGAGGTGCAGAAGAAGCTAGAGGGTATGAGGAGTAAGTTCGAGCGGGTGGGCGACACCGCGACGCCGTCGAACGTGGAGGGACTTACGTTGGGGGTTAAGGTAAAGACGGAGGTGCGCGCGAGGGGGGACCGCCCCGAATGTGTGAAGAAGCaccaggaggaggaaaagaatcACCCCAAATCTGCGAAGAAGCAccatgaggaggaaaaggatcCCCCCGAATGTGCGGAGGATGGCGAGCTAGAGAGCACCACGCAGCCTAACGAATCCGTAAAACGCTCTAAGGAGTGCACAAAGAAGACGCAAATTTTTGTCACCTACCAGGGGTCCATAAACGCTGCTTCTCTGTGGAGACAGAACGAACAGCCAAATGTGTGCATAAGCTTGccagagaaaataaaagtttCGGTGTGCACTAAGGGGTTCGTAAGGCGCGAGAATATGCTGCTGCAGGTTGGGAAGAAGAGGGTCGAGGTGAAATTTGTTAACTGCGATGAGGATGACGTGGTGGCTGATCTTCCCTACCCATGCAGGGTGGAGGACTACTCCTGCGTCGTAAGAAGGGACAAGGGGAAGATCGAAATTTGCCTCAACTTGTGCGAAGAGTTCGTTCGGGCGTACGCCAAGAGTTTGTATGAGGAGTACTTCTCCGGGCGGGAGGCGGAGTTGCACGAGGCGGAGGTGCACGTGGCGGAGCTGGACTACATCGACGACGTGATGCGCAGTCACGAGGTGGAGGCGAAAGCGGTGAAGGCGGCAAACGAAGCAGACGCAGCCAACTTGGCCAACTTGACAAACGAAGCGGACTCAGCCGACGCAGCCGACGCGGAGCCCCCAgcaggggaggaaaaagcgAAGGAGCACACGAGCAGCGTAGGAGAAGAGAGCACCCATAAtgtcttccccccatttgaggAAAAACTTTTTGACTTCTCCCAAAGTGAGGGGAATATGAAAAGGGACCTTCCTCCCGCTGATGCGTCTGAGTGCACATTGGAGAGGGCAGAAATGGATGAGAAGGATAACACCGCGCCATTTTCTGAGGTGGGCAAAAACAAcggggaaggaaaacaaaaggaacacaTTCTTTACACCTTGGGAAGGGGAGAGGATTCActtgagggggggggaaaaactacGCCCCCTGATTATGCCAAGATAGAATTCATCAATGACGATGCTGCCGTGGCAACGAATGGAGTGGCCCCCTCAAGCGAGCAGTCATCACCTCCACTGGCATGCAAACATGTGGGAAGGAAAGCAAACAAAGTGGGCGCGGAACGAGAAAAGGGCGAAATGCTCAGCTGCGAAGAGGACCCTAATGGAGGCCAGTTTTTGCTAAACATGCAAATGTACGAGAATATGGACATGGCGGGGGCCTTCTCGTGCAGCTTGTGGGCGGCGTACTTGTGA
- a CDS encoding aspartyl aminopeptidase, putative (encoded by transcript PVX_087090A), translating into MEKKAREYAQGAVRFIQKSGSNFLACKNLREKLEERGFKRIHEGEKWELRKNEGYVLSKQSRNICGFFIGKDFTIEKGSILISIGHIDSCCLKVSPNNNVVKSKLHQLNVECYGSGLWHTWFDRSLGLSGQVLYKKEGKLVERLIQINKSLLFLPSLAIHLQNRTRFEFSVKINYEAHLKPILSTLLYEHLVKGGKPGAASPTEDATDADNAQEKRLDAEDHSPSCHSHQENPNSSPLLYTLAKELQCQEKDILDFELCLMDVNQPCFTGAYEEFIEGARFDNLLGSFCVFEAFAEMVDMLRGGAEAAAGAAAAAEGEASAAGAASAGAAAAPPPGAHANLYICIGYDHEEIGSLSEVGAQSYFTQNFIKRILAAVCSSHACDAASATTSSAATASAPPSIDELYGSLMSRSLLLNVDMAHCSHPNYPETVQASHQLFFHEGIAIKYNTNKNYVTSPYYTCLLKRTFELFASNFNEKIKYQNFMVKNDTPCGSTVGSMVAANLSMPGIDIGIPQLAMHSIREIAAVRDVYYLVKGVLAFYAYYSHVLASCVPDA; encoded by the coding sequence ATGGAGAAGAAGGCGCGCGAGTACGCGCAGGGGGCCGTGAGGTTCATCCAGAAGAGCGGGAGCAACTTCCTGGCGTGCAAAAACCTGAGGGAGAAGCTGGAGGAGAGGGGCTTCAAACGAATCCAtgaaggtgaaaaatgggAGCTACGCAAAAACGAAGGATACGTATTGAGCAAGCAGAGCAGGAACATCTGTGGGTTCTTTATTGGAAAGGACTTCACCATAGAGAAGGGGTCCATCCTCATTTCGATTGGCCACATCGATTCATGTTGTTTGAAGGTATCCCCGAACAATAATGTAGTGAAGAGTAAGCTGCACCAACTGAATGTGGAGTGCTACGGCTCGGGGCTGTGGCACACCTGGTTCGATCGCAGCTTGGGGCTATCTGGCCAGGTACTCTACAAGAAGGAGGGCAAACTGGTGGAGAGGCTCATTCAGATTAACAAGTcccttctcttcctccccagCCTCGCCATCCACCTGCAAAACAGAACGCGCTTCGAGTTCTCCGTCAAGATTAACTACGAGGCGCACTTGAAGCCCATTCTGTCCACCCTCCTGTATGAGCACCTCGTGAAGGGCGGGAAGCCAGGTGCAGCTTCCCCCACGGAGGACGCTACAGACGCGGATAACGCACAAGAGAAGCGCCTCGACGCGGAGGACCACTCCCCGAGCTGCCACTCCCACCAGGAAAACCCCaactcctcccccctcctctACACACTAGCGAAGGAGTTGCAGTGCCAGGAAAAGGACATCCTCGACTTTGAGTTATGCCTAATGGATGTTAACCAGCCCTGCTTCACCGGGGCGTACGAGGAGTTCATCGAGGGGGCGCGGTTCGACAATCTGTTGGGTTCCTTTTGCGTCTTCGAGGCGTTCGCGGAGATGGTGGACATGctaagggggggagcagaaGCAGCGGCGGGAGCGGCGGCCGCGGCAGAGGGAGAAGCATCAGCCGCTGGTGCTGCTAGTGCTGGCGccgccgccgctcccccccccggggcgCACGCAAACCTGTACATCTGCATCGGCTACGACCACGAAGAAATCGGGTCCCTCAGCGAAGTCGGCGCGCAGTCCTACTTTACGCAAAATTTCATCAAAAGGATTTTGGCTGCCGTTTGTTCTTCCCACGCGTGTGATGCCGCGTCTGCTACTACCTCGTCTGCTGCTACCGCTagtgcccccccctccaTCGACGAGCTGTATGGAAGCCTCATGAGCAGGTCGCTCCTGCTCAACGTGGACATGGCCCACTGCAGCCACCCCAACTACCCAGAAACGGTGCAGGCGAGCCACCAGCTGTTTTTCCACGAGGGAATTGCCATCaaatataatacaaataagAACTACGTCACGTCGCCCTACTACACGTGCCTTCTCAAGAGGACCTTCGAGCTGTTTGCTTCCAATTttaatgagaaaataaaGTACCAGAATTTTATGGTGAAGAATGATACCCCCTGTGGTAGTACCGTGGGTTCTATGGTTGCTGCGAACCTGTCCATGCCGGGCATCGACATTGGCATTCCCCAGCTAGCCATGCATTCGATAAGGGAGATAGCGGCTGTGCGGGACGTCTACTACCTGGTCAAGGGCGTCCTGGCCTTCTACGCCTACTACAGCCACGTGCTCGCCTCCTGCGTTCCCGACGCGTAG
- a CDS encoding hypothetical protein, conserved (encoded by transcript PVX_087095A) has protein sequence MAEEEYSWDSYLNDRLLATNQVSAAGLASEEDGVVYACVAQADENDAEFDKWTLFYKEDYEIEVEDENGNKSQKTINEGQTLLTVFKEGYAPDGVWLGGTKYQFINIERDLEFEGYTFDVATCAKLKGGLHLIKVPGGNILVVLYDEEKEHDRGNSKIAALTFSKELAESGGQ, from the exons ATGGCGGAAGAAGAATACTCATGGGACAGCTACTTGAACGACCGACTGTTGGCCACGAACCAGGTGTCGGCCGCGGGGTTGGCCTCG GAGGAAGACGGAGTTGTGTACGCCTGCGTGGCGCAAGCGGATGAAAACGACGCGGAGTTTGACAAGTGGACCCTCTTCTACAAGGAGGACTACGAAATTGAGGTGGAGGACGAG aatGGAAACAAAAGCCAAAAAACGATTAACGAAGGACAGACGCTGCTGACCGTTTTCAAGGAGGGCTACGCCCCAGACGGCGTGTGGCTAGGAGGAACCAAGTACCAGTTTATAAACATCGAGAGGGACCTGGAATTCGAAGGCTACACGTTTGATGTGGCCACTTGCGCCAAGCTGAAGGGCGGGCTGCACCTGATCAAGGTCCCGGGGGGCAACATCCTCGTTGTGCTCTACGACGAGGAGAAGGAGCACGACCGAG GAAACTCCAAAATCGCCGCCCTGACGTTTTCAAAGGAGCTGGCGGAGAGCGGCGGTCAGTAG
- a CDS encoding proteasome precursor, putative (encoded by transcript PVX_087115A), with translation MQVERMEADFMGAPLREDPYNIKTPISDGTTIIGIIYEHGVMLACDTRTSSGTLVSNKCSRKINRINENIYACRSGASAHSQKVIELIKHFCLSMKCENRKKGRFHEDEVITDDLANEEDIDLSAINNPFGLAQNMDPNYVTKHKYFYEDKFMDFNPLVENVAHMTKKLLYANNHFLSCGLILGGYDKEKKQQLYSVNLNGSIVQRFDYAVSGSGSVYIQSYLQDKYKKNMSKKECFELILGCVKYAMYNDNSSGGIVRIVNMTKLFVEEFTVTNTQLHFDY, from the coding sequence ATGCAAGTCGAACGCATGGAGGCCGATTTCATGGGCGCCCCGCTGAGGGAAGACCCGTACAACATCAAGACGCCCATTTCGGACGGCACGACCATCATAGGAATCATTTACGAGCATGGAGTCATGCTGGCGTGTGACACCAGGACGTCCTCCGGAACTCTCGTCAGCAACAAGTGCTCCAGAAAGATAAACAGGATTAACGAAAATATCTATGCCTGTCGCAGTGGAGCCTCTGCACACAGTCAGAAGGTAATCGAACTCATTAAGCATTTCTGCCTATCGATGAAATGTGAAAATAGAAAGAAAGGAAGGTTTCACGAGGACGAAGTGATTACAGATGACCTCGCGAATGAGGAAGACATCGACCTCAGTGCAATTAACAACCCATTCGGTTTAGCACAGAACATGGATCCCAATTATGTGACAAAGCATAAATACTTTTACGAAGATAAATTTATGGATTTCAATCCGCTAGTTGAAAATGTTGCTCACATGACGAAGAAGCTACTGTATGCGAATAATCATTTTCTCTCATGTGGCCTTATCCTTGGAGGATACGACAaagagaagaagcagcagctGTATTCGGTTAACCTGAATGGAAGCATCGTCCAACGGTTCGATTACGCTGTAAGCGGTAGTGGCAGTGTGTACATACAGTCCTACCTGCAGGACAAGTACAAGAAGAATatgagcaaaaaggagtgcTTTGAGTTGATCCTGGGGTGCGTCAAGTACGCCATGTACAACGACAACAGCAGCGGGGGCATCGTGCGCATCGTCAACATGACCAAGCTCTTCGTGGAGGAGTTCACCGTCACCAACACGCAGCTGCACTTCGATTactag
- a CDS encoding peptide release factor, putative (encoded by transcript PVX_087085A) encodes MNKPLSTAARHFFLSRRNSRLFSSIPTELTSSQQKLLVQLAKRTVSKTGDGRTHQKITKIQERSKVLKTLHDDLDVYAELFRESGLLDEGDTFGRALQGVPSPSAMGAKVGARVDAKVGADAKVDAQADAKADADVGAHAHADTHNDDDVRQLLRAVEDVGSLLLQDVVDFYKSVVNAEHHLDTDEVKLEITPGVGGLEAKLFCSDLLSMYEHFCKLKDFQCTLIRGESDDAKDGHRNIVAVVKGERVYEHFVQENGIHRVQRVPVNSKKIQTSTSVVFVYDEESLRKKIKKKMNLKKSDLIIETKRSGGPGGQSVNKNETCVKVLHKPTNISVEVQKTSSQMQNRNMAIEALKTKLFSFYYQQEKDLFFKCRRSHKMSGDRSEKIRSYNFINDFVTDHLSNVQYPGIDLFFRGDGLLRLVDHHRRVFYRHLVDETLRFILARTQE; translated from the exons ATGAACAAGCCACTGAGCACCGCAGCCAggcacttcttcctctcgcGGCGCAACAGCAGATTGTTCTCATCCATCCCGACGGAACTAACCAGCAGTCAACAGAAGCTCCTGGtacagctagccaaaagaACCGTTTCCAAAACAGGGGATGGCAGAACCCATCAGAAAATCACCAAAATTCAGGAGCGGTCCAAAGTGTTGAAGACTCTGCATGACGACTTAGATGTGTACGCGGAGCTCTTCCGGGAGAGTGGCTTGCTCGACGAGGGGGACACCTTCGGCAGGGCCCTCCAGGGGGTGCCTTCCCCCTCCGCGATGGGCGCAAAGGTGGGTGCAAGGGTAGATGCAAAGGTAGGTGCAGACGCAAAGGTAGATGCACAGGCAGATGCAAAGGCAGATGCAGATGTAGGCGCACACGCACACGCAGACACACACAATGACGATGACGTCCGGCAGCTCCTGCGCGCCGTCGAAGACGTGGGGAGCCTGCTCCTGCAGGATGTGGTTGACTTCTACAAGAGCGTCGTCAACGCGGAACACCACTTGGACACGGACGAGGTGAAGCTGGAG atcACCCCCGGCGTGGGGGGCCTCGAAGCCAAGCTGTTCTGCAGCGACCTGCTGAGCATGTACGAGCACTTCTGCAAACTGAAGGACTTCCAGTGCACCCTCATAAGAGGCGAAAGCGACGATGCGAAGGATGGCCACAGAAACATCGTCGCTGTGGTGAAGGGAGAACGCGTGTATGAGCACTTCGTCCAAGAGAATGGCATCCACCGAGTGCAGCGAGTACCAGTCAacagtaaaaaaatacaaacgtCCACATCAGTCGTCTTCGTTTATGATGAGGAAAgcttaagaaaaaaaataaaaaaaaaaatgaacctaAAAAAAAGCGATCTTATAATTGAAACAAAGAGATCTGGGGGACCGGGAGGACAAAgcgttaataaaaatgaaacttGTGTTAAGGTCCTCCACAAGCCAACCAACATATCTGTGGAGGTGCAAAAAACGTCCAGCCAAATGCAAAACAGGAACATGGCCATAGAGGCACTCAAGACCAAGCTCTTCTCCTTTTACTACCAACAGGAAAaggaccttttttttaaatgcaggAGAAGTCATAAGATGAGTGGAGACCGAAGTGAGAAAATACGATCCTATAACTTTATAAATGATTTTGTTACTGACCATCTGAGCAATGTGCAGTACCCTGGGATTGATCTGTTCTTCAGGGGTGATGGCCTCCTTCGCCTCGTCGATCACCACAGGAGGGTTTTCTACCGGCACCTCGTCGACGAGACGTTGCGCTTTATCTTGGCCCGCACGCAGGAGTGA
- a CDS encoding hypothetical protein, conserved (encoded by transcript PVX_087105A), with translation MQLWLLITGIVVCGILSALFSGLSLGIMMLDTLQLNLLILVSEKDKKELNNAKNARKILPLRNNTNEILVTFITANVMVNSAFSLLLSELTDGVTSFIISTLIITIFGEIIPQSICSKHGLAIGGFFAPLIHCLKFCLFIFAKPTSLILDHFVGTSAVGEGKRKNGRTNVLNTYNKKQLKALVDVHKSAADILHEDEAKIVVSALEMSQYKVMHIMTDIDYVFGIDYNSFINYETIKRILKSGFSRIPVLNRCNSECVVGLIHIKDLINIWFGINKIIFDNNSLVQCRKRRDTSKHRYFKKRSRTGIFHLIKMKSEKIRIANKIYAYDGARILGRCSASNRGDDAPRRASQSTTTCSKRRRKIPVNAHPSGQKPNGYDTDTADDENDWDSTLGKENGAEGADDAANRGDPSANGEEDDPQDGVEVVDLKGGAEGHLSTDSEVEPAQEASNPDEVKINIDERPHRRGTKQENRTKQDNTAKQAKPAKQTNARGDQVGGCASNSDREKKKKKKVQIHVEGEEPRAGCGGYYDGEGGGRGGSDKRGGLDEIVSPSKLRERKKKKVKKTYKNPYEHKNRNVNFVEFLSDQMMLNGEDEQESSSPDEVVFTDIQKRIKYYSRMNKGGGGDANGVAAKALQGKPRPEKGKPAKWEKSGQSGPGTKGATPPSGSPSDGGDRGNAAHAGGNAAHTRGNAAHTRGSTTHTRGSTTHTRGSAAHSSISDIASNHGRNRYISQSIMIKENLNKEKNMQHIFLDIKNYIRIARNKDIEIPVKYILKHIGRYIYGVDYNESILSLLSFFKSANNHIVVVRKVIYDEHADPKYAHIGIITLEDVIEILLQEEITDEFDFRSVKKGTDIPSNFVWKNSDESIGRAKQQGEPLRGEPPQGEPSQGEPSQDIPPQGEPSKGEPSKGEPLPNQSPSPHSSHSSYSPPSPATPPQRARPARKQTLMPSCKREVISFLKESVYFKYIDTQLISKCIQRKKIKTAQKNEYILKENTFLNYAIILMKGHVKNIKNGSTNVLAHRCIIALEALGPCNIIELFNSTIEKRINVLKNYEEEKKKKKKKKSLFFKRKSSDDKKDSLRPKWTTSLSRDNRSVHPKMEHSNMGSNIGSAMGSATGSAMGSGLSSHPSGGLRSGLAKTNSHVIHKNINILFKKWYTQHVYFNKSACIAETPCEYMILSKNEYMDMIIECYSNNKVDEIIEDN, from the exons ATGCAGTTATGGCTGCTTATAACCGGTATCGTCGTCTGTGGGATTCTGAGTGCCCTGTTCTCAG GCCTCTCCCTCGGAATAATGATGCTGGATACGCTGCAGCTGAACCTGCTGATCCTGGTGTCCGAAAAAGACAAGAAGGAGCTGAACAACGCCAAGAACGCGAGGAAGATCCTCCCGCTGCGCAACAACACCAATGAGATCCTCGTGACCTTCATCACGGCCAACGTCATGGTGAACTCCGCCTTCAGTTTGCTACTCAGCGAGCTCACCGATGGAGTCACTTCGTTTATCATTTCGACGCTGATCATTACCATTTTCGGGGAGATAATACCGCAGTCCATTTGCTCCAAGCACGGGTTGGCCATCGGCGGCTTCTTCGCGCCCCTCATTCACTGCCTCAAGTTTTGCCTCTTCATCTTCGCCAAGCCGACGAGCCTCATCCTGGACCACTTCGTGGGTACGTCAGCAGtaggggaggggaagagaaaaaacggGAGGACG AACGTGCTGAACACGTACAACAAGAAGCAGCTGAAGGCGCTGGTGGACGTGCACAAGAGCGCGGCGGACATCCTGCACGAGGACGAGGCGAAGATCGTCGTGAGCGCCCTGGAGATGTCCCAATACAAGGTGATGCACATCATGACTGACATCGATTACGTCTTCGGGATAGACTACAACAGCtttattaattatgaaaCGATCAAACGGATTCTAAAAAGTGGGTTCTCTAGAATACCCGTGTTGAACAGATGTAACTCAGAATGTGTAGTCGGACTCATCCACATAAAGGACCTCATTAACATCTGGTTTGgcataaacaaaattatttttgataaTAATTCGCTGGTGCAATGTAGGAAGAGGAGAGATACCAGCAAGCATAGGTATTTCAAGAAGAGGTCCAGAACGGGTATctttcatttaataaaaatgaaatcgGAGAAGATTAGAATTGCCAATAAGATATATGCCTACGATGGGGCGAGGATTCTTGGCCGTTGCTCTGCTTCGAATAGGGGTGATGATGCACCTCGTCGTGCCAGTCAGTCCACCACCACGTGTAGTAAGCGAAGGAGGAAGATCCCAGTGAATGCACACCCCTCTGGTCAGAAGCCGAACGGATACGACACCGATACGGCAGATGATGAAAACGACTGGGATAGCACCCTGGGGAAAGAAAACGGAGCGGAGGGGGCGGACGACGCCGCCAACAGGGGAGACCCCTCCGCCAatggggaggaagacgacCCCCAGGACGGAGTGGAAGTCGTCGACCTGAAGGGCGGCGCGGAGGGGCACCTGAGCACCGACAGCGAAGTGGAGCCCGCCCAGGAGGCCTCCAACCCGGATGAGGTGAAGATAAACATCGACGAGCGCCCCCACCGGAGGGGGACCAAGCAGGAGAACAGGACGAAGCAGGATAACACGGCAAAGCAGGCCAAACCGGCCAAACAGACGAACGCGAGGGGAGACCAAGTCGGAGGCTGCGCCTCAAATTCGGAccgggaaaagaaaaagaagaagaaggtgcAGATCCACGTGGAGGGCGAGGAGCCGCGCGCCGGATGCGGCGGCTACTACGATGGGGAAGGCGGCggacgggggggaagcgacaaACGGGGTGGATTGGACGAAATCGTCAGTCCATCAAAGCTGCGAGAgcgaaagaagaagaaagttAAAAAGACCTACAAGAACCCCTACGAACACAAAAACAGGAATGTAAATTTCGTGGAGTTCCTGTCCGACCAAATGATGCTGAATGGGGAGGACGAGCAGGAGTCCTCTTCCCCCGACGAGGTCGTATTCACCGACATTCaaaagagaataaaataCTATAGCAGAATGAAcaagggaggggggggagatgcCAACGGAGTGGCTGCGAAAGCGCTACAGGGGAAGCCCCGCCCGGAGAAGGGCAAGCCGGCGAAGTGGGAGAAGAGCGGGCAGAGCGGCCCCGGCACAAAGGGAGCTACCCCCCCGAGCGGCAGCCCAAGCGATGGAGGCGACCGGGGAAACGCCGCTCACGCCGGGGGAAATGCCGCTCACACCCGGGGAAACGCCGCTCACACCCGGGGAAGCACCACTCACACCCGGGGAAGCACCACTCACACCCGGGGCAGCGCCGCGCACAGCAGCATCAGCGACATCGCCTCGAACCACGGGCGAAACAGATACATCTCGCAAAGCATCATGATCAAAGAAAACCttaacaaagaaaaaaacatgcagCACATCTTCCtagacataaaaaattacattcgCATTGCCAGAAATAAAGACATTGAAATCCCAGTGAAGTACATTCTGAAGCACATCGGGAGGTACATATACGGGGTGGATTACAACGAAAGCATTTTGTCTCTGCTGAGCTTCTTCAAAAGTGCCAACAATCACATCGTGGTAGTGAGAAAAGTTATTTACGATGAGCATGCCGATCCCAAGTACGCCCACATTGGCATCATCACCCTGGAGGACGTCATTGAAATCCTGCTGCAGGAGGAAATAACGGACGAGTTTGACTTCCGCAGTGTTAAGAAGGGCACCGACATTCCTTCCAACTTCGTCTGGAAGAACTCGGACGAGTCCATCGGCAGGGCGAAGCAGCAGGGCGAGCCGCTCCGAGGTGAGCCACCGCAAGGTGAGCCGTCCCAAGGTGAACCATCCCAAGATATACCCCCCCAAGGAGAGCCGTCCAAAGGAGAGCCGTCCAAAGGAGAGCCCCTTCCAAACCAGTCACCCTCGCCGCATTCGTCACACTCGTCATATTCGCCACCTTCGCCGGCAACCCCGCCCCAGCGCGCGAGGCCCGCCAGGAAGCAGACGCTCATGCCGAGCTGCAAACGGGAAGTCATCAGCTTCCTAAAGGAAAGCGTCTACTTCAAGTACATCGACACGCAGCTAATCAGCAAGTGCATCCAgcggaagaaaataaaaacggcGCAGAAAAATGAGTACATACTGAAGGAAaacacctttttaaattacgcAATCATCCTGATGAAGGGGCAcgtgaaaaatataaaaaacggAAGTACCAACGTACTCGCCCATAGGTGCATCATTGCGCTGGAGGCACTCGGCCCATGCAACATCATCGAACTGTTTAACAGTACCATCGAGAAGAGAATAAACGTACtcaaaaattatgaagaagaaaaaaaaaaaaaaaaaaaaaaaaaatccctattctttaaaaggaaaagttcgGACGACAAGAAAGATTCGCTGCGTCCCAAGTGGACGACCTCCCTCTCCAGGGACAACAGGAGCGTCCACCCAAAAATGGAACACAGCAATATGGGCAGCAATATTGGCAGCGCTATGGGAAGCGCTACGGGCAGCGCCATGGGCAGCGGTCTGTCGAGTCACCCCTCCGGCGGACTGCGCAGCGGCCTCGCCAAGACCAACTCCCATGTCATTCACAAAAACATCAACATTTTGTTTAAGAAGTGGTACACCCAGCACGTGTACTTTAACAAGAGCGCGTGCATCGCAG aaaCCCCCTGCGAATATATGATTCTTTCCAAGAACGAATACATGGACATGATAATTG AATGCTACAGCAACAACAAGGTGGACGAAATTATTGAGGACAACTGA